A stretch of Desulfobacter hydrogenophilus DNA encodes these proteins:
- a CDS encoding ABC transporter permease codes for MTRFFMRLFGVLRKETLQILRDPSSIILALVMPMVLLIIFGYGVSLDAEHVPMVLVNHDKGPMSRELAARVAGSANFKIKTAESMAQAQSLILARKAEGIILLQNNFTAILEGAAAGTGTGYKAPVQLIINGTDPNRARLIEGYVKSIAAKWTSIRVARGQTAMVSLVSISPRIWFNEAAISRYFLIPGLITLIMTLIGILLTALVIAREWERGTMEAMLVTPLRKIDILLGKTLPYYFLGMFGMVMSVVVGTTLFGVPFRGSVGALVGLSSLFMLTCLGFGLFLSAAIRIQFVAAQISIVAGFLPAFFISGLIFDLESTPKFIQVISYIFPARYFVTIAHTLFAAGDVWPVLLPNALVLAFMALLFLGLAYRKISKRLE; via the coding sequence ATGACCCGTTTTTTCATGCGCCTTTTCGGGGTGCTTCGCAAGGAGACCCTCCAGATCTTAAGGGACCCCAGCTCCATTATCCTGGCCCTGGTCATGCCCATGGTGCTGCTGATAATTTTTGGATATGGTGTAAGCCTGGATGCCGAACATGTGCCCATGGTCCTTGTCAATCATGACAAAGGTCCCATGTCCCGGGAACTTGCGGCGCGGGTTGCTGGCTCTGCCAATTTCAAAATAAAAACCGCCGAGAGTATGGCCCAGGCGCAATCGCTTATTCTGGCACGAAAAGCCGAGGGCATTATCCTTTTACAGAATAATTTCACGGCAATTCTTGAAGGCGCGGCGGCAGGCACCGGCACAGGGTACAAGGCTCCGGTCCAGCTGATCATCAACGGCACCGACCCCAACCGTGCCCGGCTCATTGAAGGATATGTGAAAAGCATTGCTGCCAAATGGACATCCATACGGGTGGCCCGGGGGCAAACCGCCATGGTGTCCCTGGTTTCCATATCCCCGCGTATCTGGTTCAACGAGGCCGCCATTAGCCGCTACTTTTTGATTCCGGGCCTGATTACCTTGATCATGACGCTCATCGGCATCCTTCTTACAGCTTTGGTCATTGCCCGGGAGTGGGAGCGCGGCACCATGGAGGCCATGCTGGTGACGCCTTTGCGCAAGATCGACATCCTGTTGGGTAAAACCCTGCCCTATTATTTTCTGGGCATGTTCGGCATGGTCATGTCCGTGGTGGTGGGCACCACCCTTTTCGGCGTGCCTTTCCGGGGTTCCGTGGGTGCGCTTGTGGGCTTAAGTTCCCTGTTCATGCTCACTTGCCTTGGATTCGGACTTTTCCTTTCCGCGGCCATCCGTATCCAGTTTGTGGCGGCCCAAATCTCGATTGTGGCAGGTTTTTTACCGGCCTTTTTTATATCCGGCCTGATATTTGATCTTGAATCCACACCGAAATTCATCCAGGTCATCAGCTATATTTTCCCGGCCAGATATTTTGTTACCATCGCCCATACCCTGTTTGCCGCAGGAGATGTTTGGCCCGTACTGCTGCCCAATGCCCTGGTGCTGGCATTCATGGCACTTTTGTTCCTGGGACTGGCATACCGCAAAATATCAAAACGACTGGAGTAA
- a CDS encoding ABC transporter permease, translating into MQTLRRLIALILKEFLTIMKDPKSRFVVIVPPILQFLIFSYAATFDLENVRYAVFDECRSVLSRSFLAGIEGTGRFKLTGYLENVGQVKEIIDNEKARLMIHIGPRFEECLRSGRPAPIQVIADGRSPNVAMIAIGYLGTIVENFNNSLLEQGIAQGSGPGLALVERAWFNENLSSRWFMVSALGGVISTVVVMTLISLSVAREREFGTFDQLLVAPFSPVEILVGKSMPGIVFGMLDALIFSGGAVLWFHIPFRGTISALMVALLCFIITLVGIGLLVSSLSTTMQQGLLGAFLFLMPAITLSGLATPVENMPMWLQQANMFNPVRHIITALRRIFLEGADLVTVWPQIWPLLIMACITLPLATWLFRHRSV; encoded by the coding sequence ATGCAGACCCTCAGACGTCTGATCGCCCTGATATTAAAAGAATTTCTCACCATCATGAAGGACCCTAAAAGCCGGTTTGTGGTGATTGTACCGCCTATTCTCCAGTTCCTTATCTTTAGCTATGCCGCCACCTTTGACCTGGAAAATGTCCGGTATGCCGTGTTTGACGAATGCCGGTCTGTCCTGTCCCGGTCATTTCTGGCCGGTATTGAAGGTACAGGACGGTTTAAGCTCACAGGATATCTTGAAAATGTCGGACAGGTTAAAGAGATCATTGACAATGAAAAAGCCCGACTGATGATCCATATCGGACCCCGGTTTGAAGAATGCCTGCGATCCGGCCGACCTGCACCGATCCAAGTCATTGCCGACGGCAGAAGCCCCAATGTGGCTATGATTGCCATTGGATACCTGGGTACAATTGTGGAAAATTTTAATAACAGCCTTTTGGAACAAGGCATAGCCCAGGGCAGCGGGCCTGGCCTGGCCCTGGTGGAACGGGCCTGGTTCAACGAAAATCTAAGCAGCCGATGGTTTATGGTCTCAGCGCTTGGTGGGGTGATCAGCACAGTGGTAGTGATGACCCTCATTAGTCTCTCCGTTGCCAGGGAAAGGGAGTTCGGCACCTTTGACCAGCTTCTGGTGGCCCCGTTCAGTCCGGTGGAGATTCTGGTGGGCAAATCCATGCCGGGCATTGTCTTTGGCATGCTGGACGCCCTGATTTTTTCCGGGGGGGCGGTGCTCTGGTTTCATATTCCCTTCCGGGGAACGATCAGCGCCCTTATGGTTGCTCTATTATGCTTTATCATCACCCTTGTGGGAATAGGACTGCTGGTGTCTTCACTGTCCACCACCATGCAGCAGGGGCTTTTAGGCGCATTTTTATTCCTGATGCCTGCGATCACGTTGTCCGGACTTGCCACGCCCGTGGAAAATATGCCCATGTGGCTTCAGCAGGCAAACATGTTTAATCCGGTGCGCCACATCATCACAGCCCTTCGCAGGATTTTTCTTGAGGGCGCAGATCTTGTCACGGTTTGGCCCCAGATCTGGCCATTATTAATCATGGCGTGCATCACGCTGCCCCTGGCAACCTGGCTGTTTAGACATCGATCCGTGTAA
- a CDS encoding cation:proton antiporter yields MGIASDIAIIVVAGLIGGLIAQRLRQPLILGYILVGVMVGPFTGGVTVSNIHDIELLAEIGVALLLFALGLEFSLKELKPVARIALIGTPIQMLLSILLGFGIGKIFNWPFTDSLWFGGLIALSSTMVILKTLMSQGRMGTLSSRVMIGMLIVQDLAVVPLMIILPQLNQPEAGIHALGWAAVKAVTFLFLMVFIGTRLIPKLLAYIARRNSRELFLLAITAVGLGVGYGTYLFGLSFAFGAFVAGMVLSESDYGHQALSDIIPLRDIFGLLFFVSVGMLLDPVFLAKHWQTILIVVVFVSAGKGLIFSILSRIFGYGNVIPLALGLSMFQVGEFSFVLARVGISTESISNDLYSLTLATAIVTMLLTPLVSGLTAPLYGLRKRMFKKEPVQTINLPDTGLRNHVVIAGGGRIGSHVGQILQRLDLAFVIIEIDYRRVTQAKSMGFPVIYGDVTRDVVLEAGKIKEANLVLITTPRIDVTGTVCDQIRHLNPKVNIVARAEGVEQMQALHEQGIQEVIQPEFEAGLQFTRQALLHLNIPTTDIQTYTDAFRRELYAPFFKVSPRYRTLSQLQKACDLLEFNWIKLVADSPVIGRTIKELDLRTKIGISVVGVMHDGVLQPNPDADYQFKAGELIAVMGNAEQLADFKTLISPSQ; encoded by the coding sequence ATGGGTATAGCTTCTGATATTGCAATTATTGTTGTGGCCGGTTTAATTGGCGGCCTTATCGCCCAGCGGTTAAGACAGCCTTTAATCCTGGGATACATTCTGGTCGGTGTTATGGTTGGTCCCTTTACTGGGGGCGTCACAGTTTCCAATATCCACGATATCGAATTATTAGCTGAGATTGGTGTTGCGCTTTTGCTTTTTGCCCTGGGACTGGAGTTTTCATTAAAAGAACTGAAACCTGTGGCCCGGATTGCCTTGATCGGCACCCCGATACAGATGCTGCTTTCAATTCTCCTTGGCTTTGGTATCGGTAAAATATTTAACTGGCCTTTTACCGACTCGCTCTGGTTTGGGGGGCTCATTGCCTTATCCAGTACCATGGTGATTCTTAAAACACTGATGAGCCAGGGGCGAATGGGCACCCTTTCCAGCAGGGTCATGATCGGCATGTTGATTGTTCAGGATCTGGCAGTTGTTCCTTTGATGATTATTCTGCCCCAGTTAAATCAACCCGAAGCAGGGATACATGCGCTTGGCTGGGCAGCGGTCAAGGCGGTGACATTCCTGTTTCTGATGGTTTTTATAGGCACACGACTCATTCCAAAATTGTTGGCCTATATTGCCAGACGCAATTCAAGGGAATTATTTCTGCTGGCAATCACCGCAGTTGGTCTGGGCGTGGGATATGGCACCTATTTATTTGGATTGTCTTTTGCGTTTGGTGCGTTTGTCGCCGGAATGGTGCTCAGCGAATCTGATTATGGCCACCAGGCACTGAGCGATATTATTCCGCTGCGGGATATCTTTGGTTTGCTTTTTTTTGTATCGGTGGGCATGCTTCTGGATCCGGTTTTTTTGGCTAAGCACTGGCAAACAATCCTGATTGTGGTTGTATTTGTATCCGCAGGCAAGGGACTTATTTTCAGCATATTAAGCCGCATATTCGGCTATGGCAACGTCATACCGCTGGCCTTGGGATTAAGCATGTTCCAGGTGGGAGAGTTTTCATTTGTGCTGGCGCGGGTCGGCATCAGCACCGAATCCATATCCAATGATCTTTATTCCCTGACACTGGCAACTGCGATTGTAACCATGTTATTGACGCCGCTTGTTTCGGGATTGACCGCACCACTGTACGGGTTGCGAAAGCGTATGTTTAAAAAAGAGCCTGTACAGACCATCAATTTACCTGACACCGGTTTGCGCAATCATGTGGTCATTGCCGGCGGGGGGCGGATTGGGTCTCATGTCGGCCAGATTCTGCAGCGCCTGGATCTGGCCTTTGTCATTATTGAAATTGATTACCGGCGGGTGACCCAGGCCAAGAGCATGGGGTTCCCGGTGATTTACGGGGATGTCACCCGGGATGTTGTGCTGGAGGCCGGCAAGATAAAAGAGGCCAACCTTGTGCTCATTACCACACCGCGGATTGATGTCACCGGAACCGTCTGCGACCAGATCCGCCATTTAAACCCCAAGGTCAATATTGTGGCAAGGGCCGAAGGGGTAGAACAGATGCAGGCCCTGCATGAACAGGGCATACAGGAAGTGATTCAGCCGGAATTTGAGGCCGGCCTGCAATTCACCCGCCAGGCGTTGCTGCATTTAAATATCCCAACCACAGATATCCAGACATATACCGACGCCTTTCGCAGGGAGCTGTATGCCCCGTTCTTCAAGGTCTCTCCGAGATATCGCACCTTGTCTCAACTACAGAAAGCGTGTGATCTGCTGGAGTTTAACTGGATAAAACTGGTGGCCGACAGTCCCGTGATAGGCCGGACAATTAAAGAGTTGGATCTTCGCACCAAAATCGGGATATCAGTGGTTGGCGTGATGCATGACGGCGTGTTGCAACCCAACCCGGATGCAGATTATCAGTTCAAAGCAGGTGAATTAATTGCTGTCATGGGCAATGCCGAGCAACTGGCGGATTTTAAAACGTTGATTTCACCTTCACAGTAA
- a CDS encoding alpha-isopropylmalate synthase regulatory domain-containing protein — MAIKKNGSGTWVLEQTQIPGETRQEVEIFDTTLRDGEQGGVTFKGNSKFKIARFLADTGVSTIEVGFPSSTPLEFDTVKQIADTVEGPHICGLTTMDLENIKRTWQALENNPNPTIHVFTLNIDEASIRAYKADPNEQIEKASRAVAYAKELTGGKGRVEFSAQNTILALSQSLNPEHSFLQEYISKIYGHAIKAGADVINIPHTVAKGIEIEIQEAIQYFKMLVEGTNDVILSFHAHNDFGVSVADTLAAVKEGIRQVEGTWYSLGERAGNTPLEQVIMNLSLKPAYNRKFFTSFKLEKTNAVARFIERESCIPIPYNAPGVGPNALRHGSGVHSDGDKKGKAIGENIYLPCAPEDIGWTGNTHQITKLTGVSGVTARLEELGYEFKKPFVREHIMPVIKSRDITYGDKELRMIGDDFRYTGKDHIEFVDYAFNKFANSSVRQAQVVLVVDGEKKIGEAFMGKNGPINAVFSAIDDVLGLGEKKPKLVVYEPSNRGRTHSSTAEALVVLSGNGNELNYNLAAPVWLGKAEDDDTITASAKSYVQALSRFMTDMKGQNGTDKN; from the coding sequence ATGGCGATCAAAAAGAATGGAAGCGGAACGTGGGTACTGGAACAGACTCAGATTCCGGGCGAAACCAGGCAGGAAGTAGAAATATTTGACACCACCCTGCGGGATGGTGAGCAAGGCGGGGTAACTTTTAAAGGGAATTCAAAATTTAAAATTGCCCGGTTTCTTGCGGATACGGGGGTCAGTACCATAGAGGTTGGGTTTCCCAGTTCAACCCCCTTGGAATTCGATACGGTGAAACAGATTGCCGATACCGTGGAGGGCCCTCATATCTGCGGGCTGACCACCATGGACCTTGAAAATATCAAGCGGACATGGCAGGCCCTGGAAAATAATCCCAATCCCACCATCCACGTGTTTACCCTGAACATTGACGAAGCATCCATCCGGGCATATAAGGCAGACCCCAATGAGCAGATTGAAAAAGCCTCCCGGGCAGTTGCCTATGCAAAGGAGTTGACGGGCGGTAAAGGCCGGGTGGAATTCTCGGCCCAGAACACCATCCTGGCCCTGTCCCAGTCCCTGAATCCGGAACATAGTTTTCTGCAGGAATATATCTCTAAAATCTATGGCCATGCGATCAAGGCCGGCGCAGACGTAATCAACATCCCCCATACCGTGGCCAAGGGAATTGAAATTGAAATCCAGGAAGCCATCCAGTATTTTAAGATGCTTGTGGAGGGCACGAATGACGTAATCTTAAGTTTCCACGCCCACAATGATTTCGGGGTCAGTGTCGCCGATACCCTTGCAGCTGTTAAAGAGGGAATCAGGCAGGTGGAAGGCACCTGGTACTCCCTGGGAGAAAGGGCAGGTAATACGCCGTTGGAGCAGGTGATCATGAATCTTTCATTGAAACCTGCCTACAACCGGAAATTCTTTACCTCCTTTAAACTTGAAAAAACCAATGCCGTGGCAAGGTTCATTGAAAGGGAAAGCTGCATTCCCATTCCCTACAATGCGCCGGGAGTCGGCCCCAATGCCCTGCGCCACGGGTCGGGCGTTCATTCTGACGGAGACAAAAAGGGCAAGGCCATTGGAGAGAATATTTACCTGCCCTGCGCACCCGAGGATATCGGCTGGACAGGCAATACCCACCAAATCACCAAGCTGACCGGTGTAAGCGGCGTCACAGCCAGACTGGAGGAGCTGGGATACGAATTTAAAAAGCCCTTTGTCCGGGAACATATCATGCCCGTGATCAAGTCCCGGGACATTACATATGGGGACAAGGAACTGCGTATGATCGGGGATGATTTCAGGTACACAGGAAAAGACCATATCGAGTTTGTGGATTACGCATTCAACAAGTTTGCCAACTCCAGTGTCCGCCAGGCCCAGGTGGTACTGGTCGTTGACGGTGAAAAAAAAATCGGCGAGGCATTCATGGGTAAAAACGGCCCCATCAATGCGGTCTTCAGTGCCATTGACGATGTCCTGGGACTTGGTGAAAAAAAGCCCAAACTTGTGGTTTATGAGCCCAGCAACCGCGGACGGACCCACTCTTCGACGGCAGAAGCATTGGTTGTTCTCAGCGGCAACGGCAATGAACTGAACTATAACTTGGCTGCCCCGGTCTGGCTGGGTAAGGCCGAGGATGATGATACCATCACAGCATCTGCCAAATCCTATGTCCAGGCGTTAAGCCGGTTTATGACGGACATGAAAGGACAAAACGGAACAGATAAAAATTAG
- a CDS encoding alpha/beta fold hydrolase, which yields MTFKPSMAFRAKAKAGEAMVEAFLKKNGKRLGASLHTHQGPPLMAWSKIGSDKKETLVLIHGFGDRKESFYFIAEFLKERLNLVIPDLPGFGNSGMDPDLVYGLDNYIDWLDRFIEQTGLDTFHLAGCSMGGAIAAKLAAQFPSRVKTLSLVGSAGFYLPGKPSIYDEVIAGSNIFYISSPGDFETLQSRIFRKSPPLPTCVKEYMILKAMGDRKWLAKIFDELVDMDSIQSGKISLEQASLNHLCKDITMPVMLFWGRHDSLLPCETAPFVEELLPRAQVHIYEEYGHVPHLEGPRQLAGDMLDFIYGSAS from the coding sequence ATGACATTTAAACCATCCATGGCGTTTAGAGCCAAGGCCAAAGCCGGGGAGGCGATGGTAGAGGCCTTTCTTAAAAAAAACGGTAAGCGGTTGGGGGCGAGCCTTCATACCCACCAGGGACCGCCACTGATGGCGTGGTCCAAAATCGGATCGGACAAAAAAGAGACCCTGGTCCTGATTCATGGTTTCGGAGACAGAAAAGAAAGTTTTTATTTTATTGCAGAATTTTTAAAAGAACGGTTGAATCTTGTCATACCGGATTTGCCGGGATTTGGAAATTCCGGTATGGACCCGGACCTTGTCTATGGTTTGGATAATTATATTGATTGGCTGGACCGGTTTATTGAACAAACCGGTCTGGACACTTTTCACCTTGCCGGCTGTTCCATGGGGGGCGCCATTGCCGCAAAGCTTGCTGCCCAATTCCCTTCCAGAGTCAAAACCCTGTCTTTGGTGGGATCAGCCGGTTTTTACCTGCCTGGTAAACCCTCTATTTATGATGAGGTTATTGCCGGGTCCAATATTTTTTACATCAGTTCTCCCGGGGATTTTGAAACGTTACAATCCAGAATTTTTAGAAAAAGTCCGCCGCTTCCGACTTGTGTCAAGGAGTATATGATTTTAAAGGCCATGGGTGACCGGAAGTGGCTTGCCAAAATATTTGATGAACTAGTGGACATGGATTCAATACAGTCCGGCAAAATATCTTTGGAGCAAGCCTCTTTAAATCATCTTTGCAAAGATATTACCATGCCGGTCATGCTGTTCTGGGGGCGCCACGATTCTCTTCTACCTTGCGAAACAGCGCCGTTTGTAGAAGAATTGCTTCCCAGGGCACAGGTTCATATCTATGAGGAATATGGACATGTCCCCCACTTGGAAGGCCCCAGACAATTGGCCGGGGATATGTTAGATTTTATATACGGGTCAGCGTCTTGA
- a CDS encoding NUDIX hydrolase codes for MKSSPDSSPREYPARPALAVGAVVFKDNRVLLVKRGNPPARGLWAIPGGSVELGETLKTAAEREVLEETGIIIKAGEPIFSFEFIHRDDKDQVRFHYYIVDLAASYISGEPTPGDDALDVGWISKGELGHLNVNPSTLKLLHQTFDFG; via the coding sequence ATGAAATCCTCACCTGACAGCAGCCCCAGAGAATACCCTGCCCGCCCTGCCCTTGCCGTGGGTGCGGTTGTATTCAAAGACAACAGGGTATTGCTGGTCAAACGGGGCAATCCCCCGGCCAGAGGCCTTTGGGCAATCCCGGGGGGCAGTGTGGAATTGGGAGAAACCCTTAAAACGGCGGCGGAAAGGGAGGTTCTCGAGGAAACCGGAATTATCATCAAGGCCGGGGAACCCATATTCTCATTTGAATTCATTCACCGGGATGACAAGGATCAGGTCAGGTTTCATTATTATATTGTGGATCTTGCGGCAAGTTATATCAGTGGAGAGCCCACTCCCGGAGATGATGCCCTGGATGTCGGGTGGATCTCCAAAGGCGAACTTGGTCACCTTAACGTTAATCCCTCAACCCTTAAGCTTCTTCACCAAACCTTCGACTTCGGATAA
- a CDS encoding SIR2 family NAD-dependent protein deacylase gives MDTTRLLEPFKDNNKRITVLTGAGISAESGIPTFRGPEGYWTVGSREYRPEQMATHSMFTENPWEVWAWYLYRHTVCKNAEPNPGHHAIVQMEEIFKDKFRLVTQNVDGLHLRAGNSLERTFQIHGNLNYTRCSGECTPRLFDFPTGIRDKKKDEPVTEEEKKLLTCSRCGSITRPHVLWFDECYNETWYKAESAMAWATSTDLLLVVGTAGATNLPMQIGTMVARNPEAVIVDINPSDNPFRQFAARHDRGIVLDGPGGKFLPELLSLWET, from the coding sequence ATGGACACAACCAGACTGCTTGAGCCGTTTAAAGATAACAATAAACGGATCACCGTTTTAACCGGGGCCGGAATTTCAGCTGAAAGCGGAATCCCCACATTTCGGGGGCCTGAAGGGTATTGGACTGTGGGGTCAAGAGAGTACCGACCCGAACAGATGGCTACCCACAGCATGTTTACCGAAAATCCTTGGGAAGTATGGGCCTGGTACCTTTACCGGCATACCGTGTGTAAAAATGCAGAACCCAATCCAGGCCACCACGCCATTGTCCAAATGGAAGAAATTTTCAAAGACAAATTCCGTCTGGTCACTCAAAATGTGGACGGTCTTCATTTGCGGGCCGGAAACAGCCTTGAACGAACCTTTCAAATTCACGGGAACCTCAATTATACACGGTGTTCAGGAGAATGTACCCCAAGGCTTTTTGACTTCCCAACGGGCATAAGGGATAAGAAAAAAGACGAACCCGTCACCGAAGAAGAAAAAAAGCTGCTGACCTGCTCCAGGTGCGGCAGTATTACTCGCCCCCATGTCCTCTGGTTTGACGAATGCTACAACGAAACCTGGTACAAGGCCGAATCCGCCATGGCATGGGCTACGTCCACGGATCTTCTCTTGGTCGTGGGCACGGCCGGGGCCACCAACCTTCCCATGCAAATCGGCACGATGGTGGCCAGAAATCCTGAAGCCGTCATTGTGGACATCAATCCCAGCGATAATCCCTTTAGACAGTTTGCCGCCCGGCACGACCGGGGGATTGTCCTTGACGGGCCCGGGGGTAAATTTTTACCCGAACTGCTATCTCTTTGGGAAACATAA
- a CDS encoding NADAR family protein: protein MIEEDIYSNLAAIPITIDSFTWHSAEQFFQASKFTDEAIITKIKECSNPFLCAAIGQTREFKIREDWEQIKVSVMEHAIRARFDQHPDLADILKRSNGILYDHSAADDFWGIGANVTGKILMKIRDELQSAT from the coding sequence ATGATTGAGGAAGATATATATTCGAATTTAGCTGCCATTCCTATTACAATTGACTCATTTACCTGGCACTCTGCTGAACAATTTTTTCAAGCATCAAAATTCACTGACGAAGCGATCATTACGAAAATCAAAGAGTGCTCAAATCCATTTCTATGTGCTGCCATTGGTCAAACCCGAGAATTTAAAATTCGAGAGGATTGGGAACAGATAAAGGTTTCTGTCATGGAGCACGCCATCCGAGCCCGATTTGATCAACACCCCGATCTGGCGGACATACTTAAACGCAGTAACGGCATACTGTATGATCATTCGGCTGCGGACGATTTCTGGGGTATCGGTGCCAATGTCACGGGTAAAATATTAATGAAAATCCGGGATGAGTTACAATCCGCCACTTGA
- a CDS encoding GGDEF domain-containing protein: MNYSESNSQAGEFLRLTLGFLAQHNLSATPVNYTVWYEYASGKNLKLRQAIDRILEKKLPLNNNHVEALYQKFISDGDRVVISRLLTKLNLMLREITTYVVETEGDLSTHGQALDSLADQMTDIHDYDDVKNIINQMLDTTKAILQSGARLQTRMKVSSEDLKQLHKELEVSQKEARTDSLTGLTNRRGLEKRLEIERIRARQNNSPFSVIMLDIDHFKAVNDTFGHLVGDSLLKGFADIFSNLVRRNDLAARYGGEEFLILLPETNVEGAYAVSEKIRTLLCKKEWTLKDSGKRIGQIKASMGIAQYKLGETGNEVITRADKAMYQAKSTGRDRIVIHSDLNLC; encoded by the coding sequence ATGAACTACAGCGAATCCAATTCCCAGGCAGGGGAATTTTTAAGACTAACCCTTGGCTTTTTAGCACAACACAACCTATCAGCAACCCCTGTAAATTATACGGTTTGGTACGAGTACGCTTCCGGGAAAAACCTCAAACTAAGACAAGCCATTGACCGGATCCTTGAAAAGAAACTACCTTTAAACAACAATCATGTTGAAGCCCTTTATCAAAAATTTATATCCGATGGGGACCGGGTGGTTATTTCACGTCTTTTAACCAAACTGAACCTGATGCTGCGCGAGATAACCACCTATGTGGTGGAAACAGAAGGAGACCTTTCCACCCATGGCCAGGCCCTTGACAGCCTGGCAGATCAGATGACGGACATCCACGATTATGACGATGTGAAAAATATCATAAACCAGATGCTGGATACAACCAAAGCCATTCTCCAGTCGGGGGCACGCCTGCAAACACGGATGAAGGTGTCGTCCGAGGATCTAAAGCAGCTCCACAAAGAGCTTGAAGTCTCCCAAAAGGAAGCCAGGACAGATTCCCTGACCGGACTGACCAACCGCAGAGGACTTGAAAAAAGACTGGAAATAGAACGAATCCGGGCCCGCCAGAATAACTCGCCTTTTTCCGTGATTATGTTGGATATTGACCATTTCAAAGCCGTGAATGATACCTTTGGGCACCTTGTGGGGGACAGCCTGCTTAAAGGGTTTGCCGATATATTTTCCAATCTGGTACGCCGCAATGATCTGGCTGCACGATATGGTGGGGAAGAGTTTTTGATTCTCCTGCCAGAAACAAATGTTGAAGGTGCGTATGCTGTGTCTGAAAAAATTAGAACGCTTCTATGTAAAAAAGAGTGGACCCTCAAGGATTCCGGCAAGCGCATCGGACAGATCAAGGCATCCATGGGGATTGCCCAGTATAAACTTGGCGAAACCGGAAATGAGGTGATCACCCGGGCCGATAAAGCCATGTATCAGGCTAAAAGCACCGGCAGGGACCGCATTGTTATCCATTCAGACCTGAACTTATGTTGA
- the rlmN gene encoding 23S rRNA (adenine(2503)-C(2))-methyltransferase RlmN translates to MERIIDIFGLPLDQLTRTLRNDYGKGLFHAEALYREVFKNGGKNIGNAPEFKNSLKFWTELEKALVPVSGKVEETFKEDELVKFITRLTDGLKIESVVIPMTRHNTLCVSSQVGCKMGCKFCQTARMGFKRSLSTSEIVGQVFNARHLLGYDIKNIVFMGMGEPFDNFDAVMTAVEVLNSQKGCDIALRHMTISTCGVVPGIERLSQMNLPNLRLAVSINGPDDATRSALMPVNRRWPLAALKKSLEAYPLSSRGVFLFEYILIKGVNDSMDHAQALARFIHPLSVRLNLIPYNPVTGFDHQSPSDEQMHDFAQTLTDKGVFVIKRWSRGRSVSAGCGQLGKI, encoded by the coding sequence ATGGAACGTATTATTGATATCTTTGGGCTGCCTTTGGATCAGTTGACCCGGACGCTGCGAAATGACTACGGCAAGGGGCTGTTTCATGCCGAAGCGCTCTACCGGGAAGTGTTTAAAAACGGCGGCAAAAATATTGGCAATGCCCCGGAATTCAAGAACTCTTTAAAATTTTGGACTGAACTTGAAAAAGCGCTTGTGCCGGTATCCGGAAAAGTGGAAGAGACATTCAAGGAGGATGAACTGGTCAAGTTCATCACCCGGCTTACCGACGGTCTGAAAATTGAATCCGTGGTCATCCCCATGACCCGGCACAATACCCTTTGCGTCTCAAGCCAGGTGGGGTGCAAAATGGGGTGCAAATTCTGCCAGACCGCCCGCATGGGATTTAAGCGTAGCCTATCAACGTCGGAAATTGTGGGCCAGGTGTTTAATGCCCGGCATCTGCTTGGCTATGATATAAAAAATATTGTATTTATGGGCATGGGAGAACCTTTTGACAATTTTGATGCGGTAATGACTGCGGTCGAAGTGCTTAACAGCCAGAAAGGATGCGACATTGCCCTGCGCCATATGACCATCTCCACCTGCGGCGTGGTGCCGGGGATTGAGCGCCTGTCACAAATGAATCTGCCCAATCTCCGCCTGGCAGTTTCCATAAACGGGCCGGACGATGCCACCCGGTCAGCCCTGATGCCGGTGAACCGGCGCTGGCCCCTTGCTGCGTTGAAAAAAAGTCTTGAAGCGTATCCCCTGTCTTCAAGGGGTGTCTTTCTTTTTGAATATATTTTAATCAAAGGGGTAAACGACTCAATGGACCATGCCCAGGCACTGGCCCGCTTCATCCATCCGTTATCCGTGCGTCTAAATCTGATTCCCTATAACCCTGTAACCGGTTTTGACCATCAAAGCCCTAGTGATGAACAGATGCATGACTTTGCCCAAACGCTCACCGATAAAGGGGTGTTTGTGATCAAAAGATGGAGCAGGGGCAGGTCCGTCAGTGCCGGATGCGGACAGCTGGGAAAAATTTGA